A single region of the Lactobacillus isalae genome encodes:
- a CDS encoding DNA-3-methyladenine glycosylase I has translation MEVRRCSWGNSKNPLYQKYHDQEWGKLNLDSNYLYEMLVLESFQSGLSWETILNKRENFKKAFANFDYHEVAKFNENDFERLMQDKEIVRNRLKINAAINNAKMLVKLEKENQTLGEFLTQFIPKPIMHHPRKMEDVPASDDLSKEVSKEMKKIGFKFVGPVTIYSFLQAIGLINDHLENCSFKNGGL, from the coding sequence ATGGAAGTAAGACGTTGTAGTTGGGGAAACAGTAAAAATCCTCTGTATCAAAAGTATCATGATCAAGAATGGGGAAAATTAAACTTAGATTCAAACTATCTATATGAAATGTTAGTTTTAGAAAGTTTTCAATCAGGATTATCATGGGAAACAATTTTGAATAAACGGGAAAACTTTAAAAAAGCTTTTGCAAATTTTGATTATCATGAAGTTGCTAAATTTAATGAGAATGATTTTGAACGATTGATGCAAGATAAAGAAATTGTACGTAATCGCTTAAAGATTAATGCAGCAATTAATAACGCAAAAATGTTAGTTAAACTCGAAAAAGAAAATCAAACTTTGGGTGAATTTCTTACTCAATTCATTCCTAAGCCAATAATGCATCATCCGCGAAAAATGGAAGATGTTCCAGCCTCAGATGATTTGTCAAAAGAAGTTTCAAAAGAAATGAAAAAAATAGGCTTTAAATTTGTTGGACCGGTAACTATCTACTCTTTTTTGCAAGCTATTGGATTAATTAATGATCACTTAGAAAATTGTAGCTTTAAGAATGGAGGACTTTGA
- a CDS encoding MIP/aquaporin family protein encodes MEHSWILKYFAEFFGTLILVLFGNGSVANSFLKGTTGNAPDGKANGGWILVAFSFGFGVMLPAMLFGSISGNHINPAVTIAQAAAGNFPWSQVAPYIACQLLGAICGQLLVLAVYWPHFKESTNPDIVFSCFATSDCTNSKWNGFVSEVVGTAVLMFVAIGLYKGMFFKQAVDIANIGVGFLITALVMALGGPTGPALNPARDFGPRLVYSLLPIPNKKGGAHWSYGWIPVVAPTLGAIIGIFLYKIPFGL; translated from the coding sequence ATGGAACATAGTTGGATACTCAAGTATTTTGCCGAATTTTTCGGTACTTTAATTTTAGTATTATTTGGTAATGGTTCAGTTGCAAACTCCTTCTTAAAGGGTACAACTGGTAACGCTCCTGATGGTAAAGCTAACGGTGGTTGGATCTTAGTTGCCTTCAGTTTTGGTTTTGGTGTAATGCTTCCAGCAATGTTATTTGGTTCAATTTCAGGTAACCACATTAATCCGGCTGTTACTATTGCACAAGCAGCTGCTGGTAACTTCCCTTGGTCACAAGTTGCTCCTTACATTGCTTGCCAATTATTAGGTGCAATTTGTGGTCAATTGCTTGTTTTAGCCGTTTACTGGCCACACTTTAAAGAATCTACTAATCCTGATATCGTATTTTCTTGTTTTGCCACTAGCGATTGTACTAACAGCAAGTGGAACGGTTTCGTTTCCGAAGTAGTTGGTACTGCAGTTTTAATGTTTGTAGCAATTGGCCTTTACAAGGGGATGTTCTTCAAGCAAGCTGTTGATATTGCTAACATCGGTGTCGGATTCTTAATTACTGCTTTAGTTATGGCACTTGGTGGTCCAACTGGTCCTGCTCTTAACCCAGCACGTGACTTCGGTCCAAGACTTGTCTACTCACTCCTACCAATCCCTAATAAAAAAGGTGGCGCACACTGGAGTTATGGTTGGATTCCTGTTGTTGCTCCTACTTTAGGTGCAATTATTGGAATTTTCCTTTACAAGATTCCTTTCGGACTTTAA
- a CDS encoding glucose PTS transporter subunit IIA, with protein MKYHELGKEIIQNLGGPNNIESLAHCTTRLRFILKDISKVNKEALENIKEVLGVVYSGGQYMVILGPNLIPTFEAINNDFKLTTISPDNENLKKSKEERLTWKTLGNKSLSFVQAAVTPMVPGLIAGGMLKVVLLLIVTFLSPAFAKSTDYILISAIADAPFFFMPIMVAYGAAIKLGSTPAYAMMSTAALLYPTFRNLLTRITAYPGSINVTLFNLPVKVINYGTSLLPALLISLLAYWVEKFLNKSVPNIFKSVLVGMGTIFIAGSLGYLILGPLGDILGQGIAIAVMFLSKTVGPLAVGLLAAALPWLVMTGMHVALAPFMPQLISNPGYDPILKPAFLLHDMAEGGANIGVALKTKDKKLKSEAWSLAVSAIVAGVTEPSLYGINLKYKKPMYGVMAGGFVGGIVAGLLGARAYIMGYSNIFAIPVFEKTALAIVVGIITTIVVAAAVTFVLGIDDKQEKKLTEPVRKKYPDDAIVSVAKGELEPLAEVKDEAFASGALGKGVAIKLDSDFVCAPANGKITALFPTGHAFGITTKKGVELLVHIGINTVNLQGKGFDILVDQGDKVEAGQPIVKVNRATIEKEGYDLTTMLIITNLNGQNIKLKKTVGHVDIGTKLN; from the coding sequence ATGAAGTATCATGAATTGGGAAAGGAAATTATTCAAAATCTTGGTGGCCCAAATAATATTGAAAGCTTAGCTCATTGTACGACTCGTCTGCGCTTTATACTTAAAGATATATCAAAAGTTAATAAAGAAGCATTAGAAAACATTAAAGAAGTTTTGGGTGTAGTTTACTCTGGTGGGCAATATATGGTGATTTTAGGACCAAATTTAATTCCAACTTTTGAGGCGATTAATAATGACTTTAAATTGACTACTATTTCACCAGATAATGAAAATTTGAAGAAGTCCAAAGAAGAAAGATTGACTTGGAAAACGTTAGGAAATAAGAGTCTTAGTTTTGTTCAGGCTGCGGTTACGCCTATGGTTCCCGGTCTAATTGCAGGTGGTATGTTAAAAGTTGTTTTATTGTTAATTGTTACATTTTTAAGTCCCGCTTTTGCTAAGTCAACCGACTATATTTTGATTTCAGCAATAGCAGATGCGCCATTCTTCTTTATGCCAATTATGGTTGCATATGGTGCTGCAATAAAATTAGGTAGTACACCTGCATATGCAATGATGTCGACAGCTGCGTTGCTTTATCCAACTTTTAGAAATTTGTTAACCCGTATAACAGCATATCCGGGTTCAATAAATGTCACTTTGTTTAATTTACCGGTTAAGGTAATTAATTATGGGACTTCATTGTTGCCTGCGTTACTTATTTCTCTGTTAGCATATTGGGTAGAAAAATTTTTGAATAAAAGTGTACCTAATATTTTTAAATCTGTTTTAGTTGGAATGGGCACTATTTTTATTGCTGGGTCTCTTGGGTATTTAATACTAGGTCCTCTTGGAGATATCCTTGGACAAGGAATTGCTATAGCAGTGATGTTCTTAAGTAAAACCGTTGGCCCATTAGCTGTAGGTTTGTTGGCAGCAGCTTTACCTTGGTTAGTAATGACGGGTATGCACGTAGCCTTAGCCCCATTTATGCCACAATTAATCAGCAATCCGGGATATGACCCAATTTTAAAACCAGCTTTTCTACTTCATGATATGGCTGAGGGTGGCGCCAATATTGGTGTAGCACTTAAAACTAAAGATAAAAAACTAAAAAGTGAGGCATGGTCTTTAGCAGTAAGTGCGATTGTAGCAGGTGTTACTGAGCCTTCATTATATGGAATCAATTTGAAATATAAAAAGCCAATGTATGGCGTCATGGCTGGAGGCTTCGTGGGTGGTATTGTAGCAGGCCTTCTGGGTGCGCGTGCGTATATTATGGGATATTCAAATATTTTTGCAATTCCAGTTTTTGAAAAGACTGCTTTAGCCATTGTAGTCGGAATTATTACTACTATTGTGGTAGCGGCAGCTGTAACGTTTGTTTTAGGAATTGATGATAAGCAAGAAAAGAAATTAACAGAACCAGTTCGTAAAAAATATCCTGATGATGCAATCGTCTCTGTGGCTAAAGGGGAACTAGAGCCTTTAGCAGAAGTAAAAGATGAAGCATTTGCTAGTGGAGCATTAGGTAAAGGAGTGGCAATTAAATTAGATAGTGACTTTGTTTGTGCCCCAGCTAATGGTAAGATAACAGCTCTGTTTCCAACAGGACATGCATTTGGTATCACTACCAAAAAAGGAGTAGAACTATTAGTTCACATCGGAATTAATACGGTAAACCTTCAAGGAAAAGGTTTTGATATTTTAGTAGATCAGGGTGATAAAGTTGAGGCCGGTCAACCCATCGTAAAGGTAAATAGAGCGACTATTGAAAAAGAAGGTTATGATTTGACTACTATGTTAATTATTACTAATCTTAATGGCCAAAATATTAAATTAAAGAAGACGGTTGGTCATGTTGACATAGGAACAAAATTGAATTAG
- a CDS encoding class III bacteriocin: MIGKETQIRLVNKLENIHHVVVQASAIDGSNVFVLQLLHKQSDIIVYQTPNDSETVTFNEEQPILYLKGPNSAGTAGGHTQTWVQSGEDNKWFVGTKPKRHGNTYWTTQIARVAVSGYQTQTFTNNTELPRLSYLNRAGSNYGDGGVAYPGKDLVRVEAAVSPNGQYFLIASIDINHTGHFAIYDLNEVNEKLDEAEEKSEDINIQNLNCLGAFNIPHFNDQKIISIQGYGIDDNKDIYISSQPSPHTTFLGFPKQGKPREIVKIPWGISDSSKWSVVNLDNSLKLDALDFCTEFEGIQVTSNCLYLTVAYHQRNSDLTTLMNRIYQVEKF; this comes from the coding sequence ATGATTGGAAAAGAGACACAAATACGTTTAGTAAATAAATTAGAAAATATACATCACGTTGTTGTTCAGGCTTCAGCAATCGATGGAAGTAACGTTTTTGTTTTACAACTACTTCATAAACAGAGTGACATTATTGTTTATCAAACTCCCAATGACAGTGAAACTGTGACTTTTAATGAGGAGCAGCCAATTTTATATTTAAAAGGACCAAATTCAGCTGGTACAGCAGGTGGACATACTCAAACTTGGGTACAAAGCGGAGAAGATAACAAGTGGTTTGTTGGTACTAAGCCTAAAAGGCATGGCAATACCTATTGGACTACTCAGATTGCGCGAGTAGCAGTTTCTGGATATCAAACTCAAACTTTTACTAATAATACTGAATTGCCACGACTTTCTTATCTTAATAGAGCTGGTTCAAACTATGGTGATGGAGGTGTAGCCTATCCTGGGAAAGATTTAGTTAGAGTAGAAGCAGCTGTATCACCAAATGGTCAATATTTCTTAATTGCAAGTATAGACATTAATCATACAGGACACTTTGCTATTTATGATCTTAATGAAGTTAATGAAAAGTTAGATGAGGCAGAAGAAAAATCTGAAGATATTAATATTCAAAATTTGAATTGTTTAGGTGCATTTAATATTCCGCATTTTAACGATCAGAAGATTATTTCAATTCAAGGCTACGGCATCGATGATAATAAAGACATTTATATTTCCAGTCAGCCCAGTCCGCATACAACTTTCTTAGGATTTCCAAAACAAGGTAAACCACGTGAAATTGTTAAAATTCCCTGGGGAATATCTGATTCAAGTAAATGGTCAGTGGTAAATCTAGACAACAGCTTAAAATTAGATGCACTAGACTTTTGTACTGAATTTGAAGGAATACAAGTAACAAGCAATTGTCTTTATTTGACTGTTGCCTATCATCAACGAAACAGCGATCTGACTACTTTGATGAATCGAATATATCAGGTTGAAAAATTTTAA
- a CDS encoding CPBP family intramembrane glutamic endopeptidase: protein MKKDSYLAISETNASIKWMLIASIIYLVIYSLAGRLEFQSQSIWMQILYLGIVCVLAIMFKKFYKTDKVFIKLPKEGKVKIVTIIFCALVILLYALLGSVVSWAEVFESMPEMMWGSICVALAAGIGEEVLCRVLLFNLFAKIFENRKYVLVWACLASSVLFGLFHLINLMHGAAINATMQQVFYAAASGLILSYVHIFTNRIWLCIVIHFLWDLQPNIGTMEAQASPWGLILLIYGTAMIVSLFAIYAFNRRANKVFEH, encoded by the coding sequence ATGAAAAAAGATAGTTATTTAGCAATCAGTGAAACAAATGCATCAATTAAATGGATGCTAATTGCTTCTATAATTTATCTAGTGATTTATTCCCTAGCAGGGAGATTAGAATTTCAGTCTCAATCGATTTGGATGCAAATTTTGTATTTAGGTATTGTCTGCGTTTTGGCAATAATGTTTAAAAAGTTCTATAAGACAGACAAAGTTTTTATTAAATTGCCTAAAGAAGGAAAAGTAAAGATTGTCACAATTATTTTTTGTGCTCTAGTGATCTTACTCTATGCTCTATTGGGTAGCGTAGTAAGTTGGGCAGAAGTTTTTGAGTCAATGCCTGAAATGATGTGGGGATCCATTTGTGTTGCTTTGGCTGCAGGAATTGGCGAAGAAGTTTTATGCCGAGTTTTACTATTTAATTTATTTGCTAAAATTTTTGAAAATAGAAAATATGTTTTAGTCTGGGCTTGTTTAGCTTCATCTGTTTTATTTGGATTATTCCATTTAATTAATTTAATGCATGGAGCAGCTATTAATGCTACTATGCAACAAGTATTTTACGCTGCAGCTAGCGGATTAATATTATCATACGTTCACATTTTTACTAATCGCATTTGGTTGTGTATCGTTATACACTTCTTATGGGATTTACAGCCCAATATTGGAACGATGGAAGCACAGGCATCTCCATGGGGATTAATTCTATTAATCTACGGTACAGCAATGATTGTTTCTTTATTTGCTATTTATGCATTTAATAGAAGAGCTAATAAGGTATTTGAGCACTAA
- a CDS encoding NAD(P)H-binding protein has product MAKIFVFGGSGRVATDLIKDLVADGNTVTAAARHPENIIKLDGVTADKLDLHADVDDIAKQVAGFDVIYFTAGSRGKDLIQTDAMGAIKTMMAAEKAGVKRYIMLSSMLSLDTDAWKKIPGLEDYLAAKFFADTYLMNSTKLEYTILQPSNLTEKAGTGNIQLDAEPSDSNPIPDVAKTLAEILKYPNTVDKVIPMSSGNTPIDDALKEV; this is encoded by the coding sequence ATGGCTAAAATTTTTGTATTTGGTGGCTCCGGAAGAGTAGCCACTGATTTAATTAAAGATTTAGTAGCAGACGGCAATACTGTTACAGCAGCTGCACGTCATCCAGAAAATATTATTAAACTTGATGGCGTTACGGCAGATAAGTTAGATTTGCATGCTGATGTTGATGACATTGCTAAGCAAGTAGCCGGTTTTGACGTTATTTATTTTACTGCTGGTTCAAGAGGTAAAGACTTAATTCAAACTGATGCAATGGGTGCAATTAAGACCATGATGGCTGCAGAAAAAGCTGGTGTGAAACGCTATATTATGCTTAGTTCAATGCTTAGCTTAGATACAGATGCTTGGAAAAAAATTCCAGGACTTGAAGATTATCTTGCAGCTAAGTTCTTTGCTGATACTTATTTGATGAATTCAACTAAACTTGAGTATACAATTTTACAACCAAGCAATCTCACTGAAAAAGCAGGAACTGGTAATATTCAACTTGATGCTGAGCCATCAGATTCAAATCCCATTCCTGATGTTGCTAAAACATTAGCTGAAATTTTGAAATATCCAAATACAGTTGATAAGGTTATTCCGATGAGTAGTGGGAACACGCCAATTGACGATGCTCTAAAAGAAGTTTAA
- a CDS encoding chloride channel protein, translating to MNQKKINIFTFSGIWSFIIGILTALYLNIINYIIDFIWGYFNHHVSSPLHNFYPFLICIPMGIIIGILVKKLGSYPLTIEEVLHSVRSTGKLDYHSWWKSLTLGLLSLGAGGSIGPEASTTVISSGMINWLGDKIRIISSNYHGWIHFWQVGVSKEELANSPKFSELFKSKTHKKWFIIFNILIGLLGTILIFKLFPEEGAFGIHKRPITWSWSIIWYGIIPILTGLVFAYFFLYLEKVFTKLESWKLSPIFKAGLWGLILSCLTLITNYALFSGEFHIVPFSKTALSYSPLFLLLIALVKTLSTHAGFALGWRGGKIFPAIFASVAVGAAVAQFIPIQPAITVSLAVVASITIILEKPLLTAILLIFLLPISLAPLIFLTAYVVILIHKFILSKVDLKSFF from the coding sequence ATGAATCAAAAGAAGATAAATATTTTTACCTTTAGTGGCATCTGGAGTTTTATTATTGGAATCTTAACTGCTTTATATTTAAATATTATCAATTACATTATTGATTTTATTTGGGGATATTTTAATCATCATGTCTCTTCTCCACTACACAATTTTTATCCTTTTCTTATTTGTATACCCATGGGAATTATTATTGGAATCTTAGTCAAGAAACTAGGTTCTTATCCACTCACTATCGAAGAGGTACTCCATAGCGTCCGAAGTACTGGCAAACTTGACTACCATTCTTGGTGGAAATCACTTACTCTCGGTCTATTATCTTTAGGTGCAGGCGGAAGTATTGGTCCAGAAGCCTCAACTACAGTTATTTCCTCGGGAATGATTAATTGGTTGGGCGATAAAATCAGGATCATCTCTTCTAACTATCATGGCTGGATCCATTTCTGGCAAGTTGGAGTCTCAAAAGAAGAACTTGCTAACTCGCCTAAATTTAGCGAACTTTTCAAATCCAAGACTCATAAAAAATGGTTTATAATTTTTAATATTTTAATTGGACTACTTGGAACAATTTTAATTTTTAAACTCTTTCCTGAAGAAGGAGCTTTTGGCATTCATAAACGTCCTATTACTTGGTCATGGTCTATTATTTGGTACGGCATCATTCCAATCTTAACTGGGCTAGTCTTTGCCTACTTTTTCTTATATTTAGAAAAAGTATTTACCAAGTTAGAATCTTGGAAATTGTCACCAATTTTTAAAGCAGGTCTATGGGGACTTATTCTTAGTTGCTTAACTTTGATTACCAACTACGCCTTATTTTCTGGAGAGTTTCATATCGTACCATTTTCTAAGACTGCACTTTCATATTCTCCTTTGTTTTTGCTTTTAATCGCACTAGTTAAAACTCTTTCTACCCATGCCGGTTTTGCATTAGGCTGGAGAGGCGGTAAGATTTTCCCTGCTATTTTTGCCAGTGTAGCTGTTGGAGCAGCTGTAGCTCAGTTCATCCCAATTCAACCAGCAATCACTGTATCATTAGCAGTAGTTGCAAGTATTACGATTATTTTAGAAAAGCCGCTACTTACAGCTATTTTATTAATCTTCTTACTTCCAATTTCTTTGGCTCCATTGATCTTTCTTACAGCTTATGTTGTCATCTTGATCCATAAATTTATTTTGTCCAAAGTTGACCTAAAATCTTTTTTCTAA
- the rpoN gene encoding RNA polymerase factor sigma-54 — translation MIQAQGMALKVQEKLVTRLFLSTKLQQNLKILSYNAHDLGEVVQEFAQENPFVELKYTKKELQNLDWIQSEDTENLIDHLLSQVRMSDWSDKEKKVVTFLIYNLESDGYLRVELESLKSRSIFSLAELKAGREKLHRLDPLGIGAKDLTECLLIQAKNKVNFNKLALSLLEHEELEKIADPNRWNELSFKRKEILLALKSIQTLNPMPASEYEVGEQAQYLIPDIKFYFDNDKLMITTSSSNLPEIIFNKENFSKLKDNSENKDKKYFVSQKRNFDNLYFAIQQRKETLLKLGKVLGKKQRKYLSSMNEEDLVSVKLDEVAKELNLATSTISRAVKDKYVECQGKIFSLKLLFPRKSVNNVTQTQLEGMLQKLIEKENKSTPLSDDQLVISFKERNIQISRRTISKYRQRLGIKNSYQRKE, via the coding sequence ATGATACAAGCTCAAGGTATGGCACTTAAAGTACAGGAAAAGCTTGTGACTCGACTTTTTTTGTCTACAAAGCTACAACAAAATTTGAAAATTTTATCGTATAATGCTCATGATTTAGGCGAAGTAGTTCAAGAATTTGCACAAGAGAATCCATTTGTTGAACTGAAATATACAAAGAAAGAATTGCAAAACTTAGATTGGATTCAATCTGAAGATACTGAAAATCTGATAGATCATTTATTAAGCCAAGTAAGAATGAGCGATTGGTCTGATAAAGAAAAGAAAGTTGTTACTTTTTTAATTTATAATTTAGAGAGTGATGGTTATTTAAGAGTCGAGTTAGAGTCTTTAAAAAGTAGATCGATATTTTCTCTAGCAGAACTTAAAGCAGGACGAGAAAAGTTACATAGATTAGACCCTTTAGGAATAGGTGCTAAGGATTTAACTGAGTGTTTATTAATTCAAGCTAAAAATAAGGTTAATTTTAATAAATTAGCATTGAGTTTATTAGAACATGAAGAATTAGAAAAAATAGCTGATCCAAATAGGTGGAACGAACTTTCATTTAAGCGTAAAGAAATACTATTAGCTTTGAAATCAATCCAAACTTTAAATCCAATGCCTGCAAGTGAATATGAGGTTGGTGAACAAGCGCAATATCTTATTCCTGATATAAAGTTCTATTTTGATAATGACAAACTAATGATTACTACTTCTAGTTCTAACTTACCAGAAATAATTTTTAACAAAGAAAATTTTTCCAAATTAAAGGATAATAGTGAAAATAAAGATAAAAAATATTTTGTTAGTCAAAAAAGAAATTTTGATAATCTATATTTCGCTATTCAACAACGTAAAGAAACATTATTAAAATTGGGAAAAGTTCTAGGAAAAAAACAAAGGAAATACTTGTCTTCTATGAATGAAGAGGATTTAGTAAGTGTGAAATTAGATGAGGTAGCAAAAGAATTAAATCTAGCTACCAGTACCATTAGTCGAGCAGTTAAAGATAAATATGTAGAGTGTCAGGGAAAAATATTTAGTCTTAAATTATTATTTCCACGAAAGAGCGTTAATAACGTAACTCAAACGCAACTTGAAGGGATGCTACAAAAACTAATTGAAAAAGAAAATAAAAGTACTCCATTAAGTGATGATCAATTAGTAATTAGCTTTAAAGAAAGAAATATTCAAATTAGTCGGAGGACGATTTCTAAATATCGTCAAAGGCTAGGCATTAAAAATAGTTATCAGAGAAAAGAATAA
- the hpt gene encoding hypoxanthine phosphoribosyltransferase codes for MNNDIERILYTQNDLDGRMDEMAAGLNLKYKDEEPIVIPVLNGAMIFASDMIKRLNFKLTIDPIKASSYAGAESTGKVKITQDIKSDVKGRPVIFMEDIIDTGRTLQALSEVMKDRGAKSVEVVAMLDKPETRVVDFHADYYGFKAPDEFLVGYGLDYNGLYRNLPYVGILKHEVYAN; via the coding sequence ATGAATAACGATATCGAACGTATATTGTATACTCAAAACGACTTAGATGGTCGTATGGATGAAATGGCTGCAGGATTAAACCTAAAGTATAAAGATGAAGAACCAATTGTTATTCCAGTCTTAAATGGTGCCATGATTTTTGCTAGTGATATGATTAAGCGATTGAATTTTAAGTTAACTATTGATCCTATTAAGGCTTCTAGTTATGCTGGCGCTGAATCAACAGGAAAAGTAAAGATTACGCAAGATATTAAGTCAGATGTAAAGGGACGTCCAGTGATTTTTATGGAAGATATTATTGATACTGGTCGTACCCTACAAGCACTTAGTGAAGTGATGAAGGATCGCGGTGCTAAGAGCGTTGAAGTTGTTGCAATGCTTGATAAGCCTGAAACTCGTGTTGTAGATTTTCATGCCGATTATTATGGTTTTAAGGCTCCAGATGAGTTTTTAGTTGGCTACGGGTTAGATTATAATGGTTTGTATAGAAACTTACCTTATGTGGGAATTTTAAAGCATGAGGTATATGCAAATTAG
- a CDS encoding AEC family transporter, giving the protein MSLLLPTKQVVIMFILMIVGWICYQVKFLHEQTVKDLTKILLYVVSPCLIINSFRQSFSAARLLQFGLVFSLVVFLFVFKIITSNAIFGKNWVKDRQKRTVLRYAGTYTNAGFMGVPLVQAILGTKAVFFAVPYLIVYNIFMWTHGIRMFTQKKQSFRESLGQAVINPNIIAAVIGMILFITQFKLPDVVSDPMNYIANLNTPLSMIVIGTNLGAINLKEDWHDKLAWSGVFIRNLFFPIVILGILCVLPLPAIAKMTTLIMASCPVAGVVVLFSLLSNFDVKFPTKLMCLSTLVAIITIPLVICLATLIGL; this is encoded by the coding sequence ATGTCTTTATTACTACCAACAAAACAAGTAGTAATTATGTTCATTTTGATGATTGTTGGTTGGATTTGTTATCAAGTTAAGTTTCTACATGAGCAAACAGTTAAGGACCTAACTAAGATACTTTTATATGTAGTGTCTCCTTGTTTGATTATTAACTCATTTCGACAATCCTTTTCGGCTGCTAGATTATTACAATTTGGTCTGGTATTTTCGCTTGTAGTTTTTTTATTTGTTTTTAAAATTATTACTAGTAATGCTATTTTTGGTAAAAATTGGGTTAAAGATCGTCAGAAAAGAACAGTATTGCGTTATGCAGGCACCTATACTAATGCCGGTTTCATGGGAGTTCCTTTAGTACAGGCAATTCTAGGAACTAAAGCGGTCTTTTTTGCAGTTCCTTATTTGATTGTTTATAACATTTTCATGTGGACGCACGGAATTAGGATGTTTACACAAAAGAAACAGTCATTTAGAGAAAGTTTAGGGCAAGCCGTGATTAATCCTAATATTATTGCGGCAGTCATTGGGATGATTTTGTTCATAACACAGTTTAAATTGCCTGATGTGGTTTCAGATCCGATGAATTATATCGCTAATTTGAATACACCTTTAAGTATGATTGTAATTGGTACAAATCTTGGTGCAATTAATTTAAAAGAGGATTGGCATGATAAATTAGCTTGGAGCGGGGTTTTTATTAGAAATCTGTTTTTTCCAATAGTTATTTTAGGGATCTTATGCGTTTTGCCATTACCAGCAATTGCCAAAATGACTACGTTAATTATGGCGTCTTGCCCCGTTGCAGGTGTTGTAGTTCTCTTTAGTTTGCTCAGTAATTTTGATGTGAAGTTTCCAACAAAATTAATGTGTTTATCGACTTTGGTGGCAATTATCACTATTCCCTTAGTGATTTGTTTGGCTACATTGATAGGTTTATAG